One Candidatus Kapaibacterium sp. DNA window includes the following coding sequences:
- the hemG gene encoding protoporphyrinogen oxidase, whose product MEKSQKYDVVVIGGGLTGLTLAYYLKKAGVRFLLLESNKRVGGVIQTITEDGFVFETGPNSGIISSIEAVELFDELKKDCNLEIANPNSNDRWIWKKGKWHSLPTTIPAGIKTKLFSLGDKLKLLTEPFLPKGKNPDETVADLVLRRLGKSFLDYAVDPFISGIYAGNPYKLVTRHALPKLYNLEQNYGSFIRGAIKKKFEPKNPSIQKVSREIFSMELGMQKLIDALENKIGNKNILLNINNLEINPKNQPYKINYDINGEQNEILADNIVTTTGAASLINIFRNHPEIDISDIANLKYTKVVQLIAGYKNWQGIKLKAFGGLVPSVEKRDILGLLFISSLFHDRAPKGGALISAFMGGERRPDIIEKSDSEITQIVKSEIADMLGHSTPEPDLLKIFRYERAIPQYEASSQLRFEQIARIENEFKGLILAGNIRSGIGMADRIAQGRQIADKLIKEIK is encoded by the coding sequence ATGGAAAAAAGTCAGAAATATGATGTTGTAGTAATCGGGGGCGGCTTGACAGGCTTGACTTTGGCATACTATCTCAAAAAAGCCGGTGTCCGTTTTCTACTTTTGGAATCGAATAAACGAGTTGGAGGTGTAATCCAAACAATCACCGAAGACGGCTTCGTATTCGAGACAGGTCCTAACTCAGGCATAATATCTTCAATCGAAGCTGTGGAATTATTCGACGAGCTAAAGAAAGACTGTAATCTCGAAATTGCTAACCCCAACTCAAACGATAGATGGATTTGGAAAAAGGGCAAATGGCATTCTTTGCCAACAACAATTCCGGCGGGAATCAAAACGAAATTGTTCAGTTTGGGAGATAAATTAAAACTACTCACCGAACCATTTTTGCCAAAAGGGAAAAATCCCGATGAAACCGTAGCGGATTTAGTTCTCCGAAGGCTTGGGAAAAGCTTTTTGGATTATGCTGTTGACCCATTTATTTCCGGCATTTACGCGGGGAATCCTTATAAGCTTGTTACTCGCCATGCACTTCCAAAATTGTACAATTTGGAGCAAAATTATGGCAGCTTTATTCGCGGTGCAATAAAAAAGAAATTTGAACCCAAAAACCCAAGCATACAAAAAGTCTCACGGGAAATCTTTTCGATGGAATTGGGTATGCAAAAACTTATTGATGCACTTGAAAATAAAATCGGCAATAAAAATATATTATTAAATATCAATAATTTAGAAATTAATCCCAAAAATCAGCCATATAAGATTAATTATGATATTAATGGCGAACAAAATGAAATATTAGCCGATAATATAGTCACTACAACAGGTGCAGCATCGCTAATAAACATATTCAGAAATCATCCTGAAATAGATATTTCTGACATCGCAAATCTTAAATATACAAAAGTTGTGCAGCTTATCGCCGGATATAAAAATTGGCAAGGAATTAAATTAAAAGCATTTGGCGGATTAGTGCCCTCGGTCGAAAAACGTGATATTTTGGGATTATTATTTATTTCGTCTCTTTTCCATGACCGCGCCCCAAAAGGTGGAGCATTAATATCAGCTTTTATGGGAGGCGAGCGACGCCCCGATATAATCGAAAAGTCCGACAGCGAAATAACACAAATCGTTAAATCCGAAATAGCGGATATGCTTGGGCATAGCACTCCGGAGCCGGATTTACTCAAGATTTTCCGTTACGAAAGAGCAATTCCGCAATACGAAGCATCATCACAACTGAGATTTGAGCAAATCGCTCGAATAGAAAACGAATTTAAAGGATTAATTTTGGCAGGAAATATCAGAAGCGGAATTGGGATGGCAGATAGAATAGCACAGGGCAGACAAATTGCAGATAAATTAATTAAAGAGATAAAATAA
- the hemN gene encoding oxygen-independent coproporphyrinogen III oxidase yields the protein MQQLYDKYREPVPRYTSYPPATKFADNFTGIDYISALKESNNWKPENISVYVHIPFCKKMCHFCGCNAILLKRKDPITDYINAVISEIEMTSKHLDSNRKISQIHFGGGTPNAIEAEYLVQIVDKLREKFDFIENAEIAIECNPAYIEYEYLDILIQAGFNRFSFGIQDFDEKVLEYSNRDPSKIPLDELFSYLKSSNPKIGVNLDFIYGLPGQTVNGFVDTIRQAAELRPERLVTFSYAHVPWVNKSQNYLEKIGLPDPIEKMEMFLRASKELSLSGYKQIGLDHFVLESDELYEAGVNHDLHRNFQGYCTRRTTGQVYAFGVSGISQLEKSYIQNIKTTKEYIESIQSGEFAVIKGYNLSANEIVIREVINYFMCNKRLDFDKIAMNLSISADEIKSLINFDSDKLAHFIDDGIIRIHDGIIEITDLGVIFIRNVAAVLDPCFESGHGKYSRSV from the coding sequence ATGCAACAACTTTATGATAAATATAGAGAACCGGTTCCGAGATATACATCTTATCCGCCGGCGACCAAGTTCGCAGACAACTTCACCGGTATTGATTATATCTCAGCGCTGAAAGAATCAAATAATTGGAAACCGGAAAATATATCAGTTTATGTGCACATTCCATTTTGCAAGAAGATGTGCCATTTTTGCGGCTGCAATGCGATTTTGCTCAAGAGAAAAGACCCAATTACCGATTACATTAATGCTGTAATCTCGGAAATTGAGATGACATCAAAGCATCTGGATTCGAATCGGAAAATTTCTCAAATTCATTTTGGCGGCGGCACTCCAAATGCCATCGAGGCAGAATATTTGGTACAAATAGTTGACAAATTAAGAGAAAAATTTGATTTTATCGAAAATGCCGAAATAGCCATCGAATGCAATCCTGCATATATTGAATATGAATATCTCGATATTTTAATTCAAGCCGGATTCAACAGATTCAGCTTTGGGATTCAGGATTTCGACGAAAAGGTATTAGAGTATTCAAATCGCGACCCTTCGAAAATCCCGCTTGACGAATTATTCAGCTATTTGAAATCATCAAATCCCAAAATTGGGGTCAATCTCGATTTCATATACGGATTGCCCGGGCAAACAGTTAACGGATTTGTCGATACAATCAGACAAGCTGCCGAACTTCGCCCCGAAAGATTAGTCACATTTTCCTATGCACATGTGCCTTGGGTAAATAAAAGCCAAAATTATCTCGAAAAAATTGGACTTCCTGACCCGATTGAAAAAATGGAAATGTTTCTGAGGGCATCCAAAGAACTATCATTATCCGGTTATAAGCAAATCGGATTAGACCATTTTGTGCTCGAAAGCGATGAATTATACGAAGCCGGCGTTAATCATGATTTGCACCGTAATTTTCAGGGATATTGTACCCGACGCACTACCGGGCAAGTTTACGCCTTCGGAGTTTCGGGAATTTCGCAATTAGAGAAGTCGTATATCCAAAATATTAAAACGACGAAAGAGTATATCGAAAGCATCCAATCAGGTGAATTTGCGGTTATCAAAGGCTATAATTTGAGTGCTAACGAAATCGTAATTCGCGAAGTCATCAACTATTTCATGTGCAACAAAAGATTAGATTTCGACAAAATTGCCATGAATTTGAGTATCAGTGCCGATGAAATAAAATCCTTAATTAATTTCGATTCTGACAAATTAGCACATTTCATAGATGACGGTATCATTCGCATTCACGACGGCATAATCGAAATTACCGACCTGGGAGTCATTTTTATTCGTAATGTTGCAGCGGTTTTAGACCCATGTTTCGAATCAGGTCATGGTAAATATTCGAGATCTGTCTGA
- a CDS encoding M64 family metallo-endopeptidase: protein MKMLINLLIFITFGTINAQNFQVDTLFMNGSIDARINIVILGDGYLESELPDFDKHANNFINYMFTDRPFLEYKSYFNAFTIRVPSNVSGAAMSPKNLIDNYFGSTFGYAGIDRLLVPTQASKVMSVLADNFPQYDQVIMLVNSTKYGGSGGWIATSSVHQSAGEVVLHEIGHSFAGLADEYYAGDQYARERVNMTRETSPGKVKWKNWYGDEGIGIYQHCCGGKSAEWYKPHENCKMRSLSKEFCSVCLETIIARIHKLTNAIELYSPTSTTLEPDNYPINFELQLISPEPNSLKIEWLVNSNIYEINNNQISLQRSDLLDGNNTIAVYVRDTTEFIRIDDYENINISAVIWSLNNDLTDVEYINSEQYKINVSIFPNPTSDVLWLKFGEIPTRNLQINLQDILGRTLQSINTQDLQSNDFMFDLSEYAEAVYMLSIVENGHPIIVKKIIKK, encoded by the coding sequence ATGAAAATGCTAATTAATTTGTTGATTTTTATAACATTTGGCACAATCAACGCTCAAAATTTCCAAGTTGACACATTGTTCATGAACGGCAGCATCGATGCGCGGATTAATATTGTTATACTCGGCGATGGTTATTTGGAGAGTGAATTGCCGGATTTTGATAAACATGCTAATAATTTTATTAATTATATGTTTACCGATAGACCCTTTCTGGAATATAAATCATATTTTAACGCTTTTACTATCAGAGTGCCATCGAATGTTTCGGGAGCTGCTATGAGTCCGAAAAATCTTATTGATAATTATTTCGGCTCTACATTTGGCTACGCCGGAATTGACCGTCTGCTTGTACCGACGCAAGCTTCAAAGGTTATGAGTGTTTTGGCAGATAATTTCCCTCAATATGACCAAGTAATTATGCTCGTTAATTCTACTAAATATGGTGGCTCAGGCGGTTGGATTGCTACTTCGTCTGTTCATCAAAGTGCGGGCGAAGTTGTTTTGCACGAAATTGGTCATTCCTTTGCCGGATTAGCTGATGAATACTATGCAGGAGACCAATATGCAAGAGAGCGAGTAAATATGACTCGAGAAACTTCTCCCGGGAAAGTTAAATGGAAAAATTGGTATGGTGATGAAGGTATTGGGATTTATCAGCACTGTTGTGGCGGGAAATCTGCAGAATGGTACAAACCTCATGAAAATTGCAAAATGCGAAGTTTGAGCAAAGAATTTTGCTCGGTTTGCCTCGAAACAATTATAGCCCGAATCCATAAACTTACTAATGCAATAGAATTGTATTCACCAACTTCTACGACTTTAGAACCTGATAATTACCCAATCAATTTTGAATTACAATTGATTTCGCCCGAACCTAATTCATTGAAAATTGAATGGCTTGTAAATTCGAATATTTATGAAATCAATAATAATCAAATCAGTTTGCAGCGGAGTGATTTATTAGACGGAAATAATACAATTGCTGTCTATGTAAGAGATACGACAGAGTTTATTCGGATTGACGATTATGAAAACATAAATATAAGTGCTGTAATTTGGTCATTGAACAATGATTTGACCGATGTCGAATATATTAATTCTGAACAATATAAAATCAATGTCAGTATTTTCCCGAATCCTACGAGCGATGTTTTATGGTTGAAATTTGGCGAGATTCCGACTAGAAATCTTCAAATTAATTTGCAAGATATACTCGGCAGAACTTTGCAAAGCATTAATACTCAAGATTTACAATCCAATGATTTTATGTTTGATTTGTCAGAATATGCTGAAGCGGTTTATATGCTGAGTATCGTTGAAAATGGTCACCCAATTATAGTTAAGAAAATTATTAAAAAGTGA
- a CDS encoding alpha/beta hydrolase — translation MKNLILLHGALGNHKQFDTLASGLSEQFHIHRFDFLGHDGTHPVHPFTIEQFSGDLGNYITKHLEDTPPDEIAIFGYSMGGYVALHHEKIYPGRIGKIMTLGTKFNWNPDSAALEASMLKPQKMKDKIPAFVQTLIDKYGEQNWENVVNATAKMMLELGENQALKIEDYSDIKCPVQIMVGDKDVMVSIEESISVYRRLKNATLAVLPNVIHPIDRIRPEILITHITDFLLD, via the coding sequence ATGAAAAATTTGATACTTTTACACGGTGCTTTGGGCAATCATAAGCAATTCGACACTCTTGCTTCCGGGCTCTCAGAGCAGTTCCACATACATAGATTTGATTTCTTGGGTCATGATGGCACTCACCCTGTTCATCCATTTACAATAGAGCAATTTTCGGGCGACTTAGGCAATTATATTACAAAGCACCTTGAAGACACACCACCAGATGAAATTGCCATTTTCGGATACAGTATGGGTGGTTACGTTGCTTTGCACCACGAGAAAATATATCCCGGACGAATTGGCAAAATCATGACTCTCGGTACAAAGTTCAATTGGAATCCGGATAGTGCTGCATTGGAAGCGTCAATGTTGAAACCTCAAAAAATGAAAGACAAAATCCCTGCCTTTGTCCAAACTTTGATAGACAAATACGGCGAACAGAATTGGGAAAATGTTGTCAACGCCACAGCGAAAATGATGCTTGAACTTGGAGAAAATCAGGCTCTCAAAATTGAAGATTATAGTGATATCAAATGTCCGGTACAAATCATGGTTGGCGACAAAGATGTGATGGTAAGTATCGAAGAAAGCATTTCAGTTTATCGCAGACTTAAAAACGCCACTTTGGCTGTTCTGCCCAATGTCATTCATCCGATTGATAGGATTAGACCGGAGATTCTTATCACACACATTACAGATTTTCTACTTGATTAA
- a CDS encoding PrsW family intramembrane metalloprotease, whose translation MLILIAILPVILFTIILIYLDSFKLIKSKYAIIIFLISAVLAVLAYPINSAASVTNLPVQPHINFIIPIIEEILKFSIFFILYRRNQAGFLTDTMIYGFIIGSGFAFTENIYYYYIKIPEPTFMQQIVRGFGTAIMHAASTGLAATILLYLNDIRKKDIVLSSLIALTTAIAIHIMYNSFLISPELQAALVIIIFTSGATLLFQLSDRYIKSWIGSEFDTDLKFLEMLNSGDLKNTSLGQFIEQIKSKFSQFIIFDIICFIRLNLELSIQFKSYLMLKEQSVQRPHDPELQDKITEYEYLKRSIGKTALATLRPILQIGKRELWMLKQLDS comes from the coding sequence ATGTTAATACTAATTGCAATATTACCGGTAATATTATTTACTATTATCTTGATTTATTTGGATAGTTTCAAATTAATAAAATCGAAATATGCGATAATAATATTTCTAATAAGTGCTGTGCTTGCAGTTCTTGCATATCCTATAAACTCCGCTGCATCAGTAACTAATTTACCGGTGCAGCCACATATTAATTTTATAATACCAATAATTGAAGAAATCCTGAAATTTTCTATATTCTTCATATTATATCGCCGCAATCAAGCAGGATTTCTGACAGATACTATGATATATGGTTTCATAATAGGCAGTGGATTTGCATTTACCGAGAATATCTACTATTATTATATTAAAATACCCGAACCAACGTTTATGCAGCAAATAGTACGAGGATTTGGAACTGCAATTATGCACGCTGCTTCTACAGGCTTAGCGGCTACAATATTATTATATCTAAATGATATTCGCAAGAAAGATATTGTTTTATCCTCTTTAATTGCGTTAACAACTGCAATTGCTATTCATATTATGTATAATTCCTTTTTGATAAGCCCCGAACTTCAAGCGGCTTTAGTAATAATTATTTTCACAAGCGGCGCTACATTACTGTTTCAACTTAGTGACCGCTACATCAAGTCATGGATTGGGAGCGAATTTGATACGGATTTGAAATTCCTCGAAATGCTTAATTCCGGTGATTTGAAGAACACCTCATTAGGACAATTTATCGAACAAATTAAGAGCAAATTTTCACAATTTATAATATTTGATATAATTTGTTTTATTCGCCTCAATCTTGAGCTTTCAATCCAATTTAAAAGCTATCTCATGCTCAAAGAACAATCAGTTCAGAGACCGCACGACCCGGAATTGCAAGATAAAATCACAGAATATGAATATCTCAAACGCAGCATAGGCAAAACTGCACTCGCCACTTTACGTCCAATTTTGCAAATCGGAAAAAGGGAATTGTGGATGCTCAAGCAATTAGATTCTTAA
- a CDS encoding TonB-dependent receptor has translation MNTACNIATILSLLLMINSFSLAQTSKEIDSTEIKRYLIEDVTIMAPKDAMSILLLPSSITLIEANMISDNGIRSLKDITSIAPNFFMPEYGSKLTSPVYIRGIGSRINSPSVGLNVDHVPFFEKAAFDFDLFDVERIEVLRGPQGTLYGRNTMGGIINVFTKSPLKTQGTELSLNAGSYGLLNAGANHYGALSRTFGYSISMNYLSEDGFFVNKFNDSKVDDIESIGSRLRLIHEPTDYFVFENITSFETSKQGAYPYAKFDNASGVIADINYNERSTYDRDLFSNAFIFKVNSSKIELISTSSLQLMNDNNAIDQDFSDKSMFFVVQKQEHKMFSQEIILKSKERSTYEWLVGAYGFYQGFDNFVDIKVYSNNSLTNREYYHDILGGALFHQSTLYDVLLKNLSITAGIRADYEYDELTYKARVDANNTLRQLADTLYPELTSFQIMPKFSIKYEFSYFTQVYTTISKGYKTGGFNTTFERPEDLTFDPEHSINYEAGIKLNLFDGNLYTDFALFYIDWSNQQIYQTVPSGRGSMLKNAGSSTSKGVELSMRATPFDRFETSLTFGYTDARFDSYIVDTARNHSGNYIPYVPQFTMSMHASKTFVLGDGFFKGLRINALYRMTGKHYWTEANTTFQDSYGLLDGTISLITDVIDVDLWFRNILNQDYWAFYFEAAQLGNFVQHGKPQRLGVKISAKF, from the coding sequence ATGAATACAGCTTGCAATATCGCAACAATTTTGTCACTGTTACTTATGATAAATTCATTCTCATTAGCTCAAACATCTAAGGAGATTGATAGTACAGAGATTAAAAGATACCTAATCGAAGATGTAACAATCATGGCACCTAAGGATGCTATGTCAATCCTACTTCTACCGAGCTCGATAACATTAATCGAGGCAAATATGATTAGTGATAATGGCATCAGAAGCTTGAAGGATATCACTTCGATAGCCCCAAATTTTTTCATGCCTGAATATGGCTCAAAGCTGACTTCCCCTGTTTATATACGCGGAATCGGGAGCCGCATTAATTCGCCATCTGTTGGGCTGAATGTTGACCATGTTCCTTTTTTCGAGAAGGCTGCGTTTGACTTCGACTTATTTGATGTAGAGCGAATTGAGGTATTACGCGGACCACAAGGAACCTTGTACGGTCGCAATACGATGGGTGGTATTATAAATGTCTTTACAAAGTCGCCTCTTAAAACCCAAGGGACTGAATTGTCTTTGAATGCCGGCAGCTATGGCTTGCTCAATGCCGGAGCAAATCACTACGGAGCATTAAGTCGCACTTTCGGTTACTCAATCAGCATGAATTATTTGAGCGAAGATGGATTTTTCGTCAATAAATTCAACGACAGCAAAGTGGACGACATTGAATCTATTGGCTCAAGGCTCAGATTGATTCATGAACCAACAGATTACTTCGTCTTCGAAAATATTACAAGCTTCGAGACGAGCAAACAAGGGGCATATCCTTATGCCAAGTTTGACAACGCAAGCGGTGTAATTGCTGATATAAACTACAACGAGCGCAGTACATATGACAGAGATTTGTTTTCAAATGCTTTCATATTCAAAGTAAATTCAAGCAAAATCGAGTTAATTTCCACATCGTCGTTACAGTTAATGAATGACAATAATGCAATTGACCAAGATTTTAGCGACAAATCAATGTTCTTTGTGGTCCAAAAGCAAGAGCATAAGATGTTTTCGCAAGAGATTATACTAAAATCCAAGGAACGGTCAACATATGAATGGCTTGTTGGAGCATATGGATTTTATCAAGGATTTGACAATTTTGTTGACATCAAGGTATATTCCAACAATTCGCTCACTAATCGCGAATATTACCATGACATCCTTGGTGGAGCATTGTTCCACCAATCAACACTTTACGATGTGTTGTTGAAAAATTTATCTATAACCGCCGGCATAAGGGCTGATTACGAATATGACGAATTAACTTACAAAGCCAGAGTAGATGCGAATAATACATTAAGACAATTAGCCGATACATTATACCCTGAATTGACTTCATTCCAAATAATGCCAAAGTTTTCGATTAAATACGAGTTCAGTTATTTTACGCAAGTTTATACCACGATTTCTAAGGGTTACAAAACCGGCGGATTTAACACTACATTTGAGCGTCCCGAAGATTTAACTTTCGACCCTGAACACAGTATAAATTATGAAGCAGGCATTAAGCTCAATCTCTTTGATGGTAATTTATACACCGATTTTGCATTATTTTATATTGACTGGAGCAATCAACAGATATACCAAACCGTGCCAAGTGGCAGAGGTTCGATGTTGAAAAATGCAGGAAGCTCGACAAGCAAAGGCGTAGAACTCAGCATGAGGGCTACCCCATTCGATAGGTTTGAGACATCACTGACATTCGGCTATACCGATGCAAGGTTTGATTCTTATATTGTGGATACTGCTCGTAATCATAGTGGTAATTACATACCTTATGTTCCTCAATTTACAATGTCAATGCACGCTTCGAAAACTTTCGTTTTGGGAGATGGCTTTTTCAAAGGATTGAGAATTAACGCTTTGTATAGAATGACAGGCAAACACTACTGGACTGAAGCGAACACCACATTTCAGGATTCTTACGGATTATTGGACGGAACTATCTCACTCATCACCGATGTTATAGATGTTGATTTGTGGTTCAGAAACATACTCAACCAAGATTATTGGGCATTTTACTTCGAAGCGGCGCAATTAGGAAATTTTGTCCAACACGGCAAGCCGCAGAGGCTCGGAGTCAAGATATCGGCTAAATTTTAA
- a CDS encoding class I SAM-dependent methyltransferase — MKQWYELLFENYGNQYEKENFTQGTSGECDFIEQEMNNAKNLKILDVGCGTGRHSIELTRRGYNVTGIDLSESMLEKARENALNANLEIDFVNCDARDLPFDAEFDLAIMLCEGGFPLMETDEMNFEILKNVAKSLNSKGKFIFTTLNGLFPLFHSVRDFQASQSLEGNASYSKNSFDLMTFRDHNITELVDDAGKTMTLDCNERYYVPSEITWLLKSLGFTKIEIFGAKLGAYSRNDKLSTEDFEMLVVAEK; from the coding sequence ATGAAACAATGGTACGAATTGCTTTTCGAGAACTACGGAAATCAATACGAAAAAGAAAACTTTACCCAAGGTACCTCAGGTGAATGTGATTTTATTGAGCAAGAGATGAATAATGCAAAAAATCTCAAAATTTTAGATGTCGGATGCGGTACCGGACGACATTCCATCGAATTAACTCGGCGTGGGTACAACGTGACAGGGATTGATTTGTCGGAATCAATGCTCGAAAAAGCGCGCGAGAATGCTTTGAATGCTAATCTTGAGATTGACTTTGTCAATTGTGATGCTCGTGATTTGCCTTTTGATGCAGAATTTGACCTAGCAATTATGCTTTGCGAAGGTGGCTTTCCGCTCATGGAGACTGATGAGATGAATTTCGAAATCCTGAAAAATGTCGCTAAATCACTTAATAGTAAGGGTAAATTTATTTTTACTACATTGAACGGTTTATTCCCACTATTCCACTCTGTACGTGATTTTCAAGCGTCACAAAGCCTCGAAGGTAACGCTTCTTATAGCAAGAACTCATTCGATTTGATGACATTTCGCGACCATAATATCACCGAATTGGTTGATGACGCGGGCAAAACAATGACCTTGGATTGCAACGAGCGCTATTACGTCCCAAGCGAGATTACTTGGTTGCTCAAATCTTTGGGCTTCACGAAAATCGAAATATTTGGTGCAAAGCTGGGCGCTTACTCCAGAAATGACAAATTAAGCACCGAAGATTTTGAGATGCTGGTTGTGGCTGAGAAGTAG
- a CDS encoding MFS transporter, translating to MIEKSNFQKYSVLFSLYIAQAIPMSFFSTIVPVIMRQENYSLESIALIQLVKLPWIAKFLWAPSIDRYSNTTADYRRWIFISEFLYAAIIFGIGFLSLQYDFTLIIIFVVIAFVASATQDIATDAYAILLLKKSERGFGNSMQSAGSFVGTLVGSGFLLIVYHYYGWQLLLFGLAIFVVIALVPLFFFKKNGQIVKTERSTASIKDIPAFFKQKKILGHVLVLILYYSGIVGILAMLKPYLVDMGFNAKEIGVSVGIVGTLVAALSAVGAGWIIKRVNRLKVYLMFLSISMFISLFFVCITFQPVHSYFIYFGIIVLWMAYGVSTVLIYTSSMDRVRPGKEGTDFTVQIVITHLSSLIIATQSGRLADMYGYRTLFYIETGLVILTFVVILIFRNHLEETEKDATTL from the coding sequence ATGATAGAAAAAAGTAATTTCCAAAAATATTCTGTTTTATTTTCATTATACATTGCTCAAGCAATTCCGATGAGCTTTTTCTCGACGATAGTCCCGGTGATTATGCGTCAAGAAAATTATTCACTCGAATCAATTGCGTTGATTCAGTTGGTTAAGTTGCCATGGATAGCAAAATTTTTGTGGGCGCCTTCGATTGACAGATACTCGAACACTACGGCTGACTATAGGCGTTGGATATTCATTTCCGAATTCCTCTATGCGGCAATAATTTTCGGAATCGGTTTTCTGAGTTTGCAGTATGATTTCACTCTTATCATCATTTTCGTTGTTATTGCATTTGTAGCATCTGCCACACAGGACATAGCTACAGATGCGTATGCAATATTGCTGCTGAAAAAATCGGAACGAGGATTTGGAAATAGTATGCAAAGTGCCGGCAGTTTTGTCGGCACTTTAGTAGGCAGCGGATTCCTTCTGATAGTTTATCATTACTACGGTTGGCAACTCTTATTATTCGGATTGGCGATTTTCGTTGTAATTGCATTAGTGCCATTGTTCTTTTTCAAGAAAAACGGGCAGATAGTAAAAACTGAACGGTCCACAGCATCTATTAAAGATATCCCTGCTTTTTTCAAACAAAAGAAAATTTTGGGGCATGTGTTGGTTTTGATTCTTTACTATTCAGGAATCGTAGGCATATTGGCGATGCTCAAACCATATTTGGTTGATATGGGTTTCAATGCTAAGGAAATCGGCGTTTCAGTAGGAATTGTCGGCACTTTGGTAGCGGCACTTTCGGCTGTGGGAGCAGGATGGATAATCAAACGAGTTAACAGACTGAAAGTTTATCTGATGTTTTTGTCAATAAGCATGTTCATCAGTCTATTTTTCGTTTGTATCACTTTCCAACCCGTTCACAGCTATTTCATCTATTTTGGAATCATAGTTCTATGGATGGCTTATGGAGTATCCACAGTTTTAATCTATACTTCGTCAATGGATAGAGTTCGCCCGGGCAAAGAAGGCACAGACTTTACGGTTCAAATTGTAATTACACATCTGAGCAGCCTTATAATAGCAACCCAAAGCGGCAGACTTGCAGATATGTACGGATATAGAACATTGTTTTATATCGAGACCGGACTTGTAATACTTACTTTTGTAGTAATATTGATATTTAGAAATCACTTAGAAGAAACCGAAAAAGATGCAACAACTTTATGA